TTGTCATAATCCGGATATTCACTTTCCACTAAACGTGAATATATTCGAATATTCTCTAGTTCAAAAACTACATAATTCTTACTAAATTCTATCTTAACATTACCCTCAGACTGTTCAATATTCTTATTCAACAGAGACAAAGCTTTTATGGGTACAATAAATTCTGTATCTTCACCTTTATACATAAAATTTCTATTTATTATTCGCGATAATCTATGGCCATCCGTGCCGACCAGTCTTAACTCATTTGACGAAATTTGAAATAAGACACCCATCAATGCTGCACGCAATTCATCCATGGAAACAGCAAACATAGTTTTTTCTATCATTCTTTGGACTTGCTGTTTTTCCATTTCAAAACCGTTCATATTTTCTTCAACTGGCATTAACGGAAAATCAGCACCAGGATCTCCAACAATTCTATACTCACCTCTATTTGTGCTAAGTTTAATTCTGTATCCATCTTCCTGTTCAAAACGAATTTCTTCATTTCCCAATTCTCTAATAATTTCATTTAAGAATTTTGCAGGAATAGCAATGACACCATTTTCTTCTCCATTAACCTCGAATGAAGTTGAAGTTAAAATTTCCAGATCAGTTGCTGTTAATTTTAATTGCTTATCTTCTAATTCAAACAAAATATCTGTTAATATTGGAGACGTTGTTTTAACAGGCACAACTCCAATAATTTTTTGAAGCGCTTTATGAATTGTGTTTCGCGCTACAGAAAATTTCATTTTAGTCCTCCAATATAGATTTCTAATTAGGTTAAATTAAAGCTATTTGAAAAATAGAAAGATATAAAAGTATTCAAATTACCGATAATAAGAATTAATTTCAAACTATTTGTTCATATTATACATAAAGGGTATAACTGTTTTTATTATTATATTTATAATTAAACTTAGTTGTTATAGTAGTCTTGTGGATAATGTTAATAAATTCTATCTTATTGTTTATAACTTATTGATTATTATAAACATATATTTTTATAAATTTATTATTTTTGTGGATAACAAGTTTATAACTTCCTAATAACCGTGTAAAAAAGTTTTTATTAATATTCCAAATTTAACTCTTTTTTTTCTTTTTTTATTTATCAACATAGAAAACAGCAAATATAAACATTTTGATGTGGATTACTTTTTTAGATTAAAATTGAGATTCGTTTTAATAAAGTTGGATTATTTATGAATTATAGTTTTAAGCTTAAAGTTTCCTAATTGTCATCCCGTCGCGCAATGGAATATATTTCCATAAAAAGGGAATAGTAAA
This is a stretch of genomic DNA from candidate division KSB1 bacterium. It encodes these proteins:
- the dnaN gene encoding DNA polymerase III subunit beta — translated: MKFSVARNTIHKALQKIIGVVPVKTTSPILTDILFELEDKQLKLTATDLEILTSTSFEVNGEENGVIAIPAKFLNEIIRELGNEEIRFEQEDGYRIKLSTNRGEYRIVGDPGADFPLMPVEENMNGFEMEKQQVQRMIEKTMFAVSMDELRAALMGVLFQISSNELRLVGTDGHRLSRIINRNFMYKGEDTEFIVPIKALSLLNKNIEQSEGNVKIEFSKNYVVFELENIRIYSRLVESEYPDYDNVIPKNNTKKLVLNTNFLVGSIRRVSIFSSTLTHQIQLSLESNKVEVSSQDIDVGGEGREELDGELEGDPLNIAFNSQYFLDVLKHVDTEQTRILLDTSITATMILPMQQKENEDLLMLLMPVRLNENYKTENSAENKTTAIDESSYSVSD